One region of Peromyscus eremicus chromosome 4, PerEre_H2_v1, whole genome shotgun sequence genomic DNA includes:
- the LOC131907694 gene encoding LOW QUALITY PROTEIN: G/T mismatch-specific thymine DNA glycosylase-like (The sequence of the model RefSeq protein was modified relative to this genomic sequence to represent the inferred CDS: substituted 1 base at 1 genomic stop codon), producing the protein MNALMPVLHDVTRKLDISSYMSGIKIKCSLRDRSVFQLCTLRNINFDKEYWILCCVGHLRAAERSGGAPAHPAKLKPLPHPWPSIAVALCGRVGRSLSGATADVEGVRSYSLEQVRAFYSFPFQQMMAEAPNIVMTEXQMMPVEAPAEEPVPEAPKRRKRKTRASEPKDPVEPKKTAESKKSGKSTKSKEKQEKITDTFKVKRKVDRFSGVSEAELLAKTLPDILTFNLDIVIIGINPGLMAAYKGHHYPGPGNHFWKCLYMSGLSEVQLNHMDDHTLPGKYGIGFTNMVERTTPGSKDLSSKEFREGGRILVQKLQKYRPRIAVFNGKCIYEIFSKEVFGVKVKNLEFGLQPHKIPDTETLCYVMPSSSARCAQFPRAQDKVHYYIKLKDLRDRLKGIEWNTDVQEVQYTFDLQLAQEDAKKMVIKEEKYDPGYEAAYGGAYGENPCDGEPRSFPSNGLTADSAELREEEAPGDVPNGQWITQSFTEQIPSFNNCGTHEQEEGSHA; encoded by the exons ATGAATGCCTTGATGCCTGTGCTTCACGATGTTACCCGGAAGCTGGATATCTCTAGCTACATGTCAGGGATCAAGATTAAGTGTTCACTAAGGGATAGGTCAGTGTTTCAACTGTGTACGCTCAGGAACATCAACTTTGACAAAGAATATTGGATCCTCTGCTGTGTTGGTCATCTGAGAGCTGCTGAAAGGAGTGGTGGAGCCCCAGCCCACCCTGCAAAATTGAAGCCCCTTCCACACCCGTGGCCT AGTATTGCGGTAGCACTCTGCGGCAGAGTGGGTCGCTCTCTCAGTGGCGCCACCGCGGATGTGGAGGGTGTGCGCAGCTATTCCCTGGAGCAAGTTCGAGCTTTCTACTCATTTCCATTTCAACAAATGATGGCTGAAGCTCCTAACATTGTCATGACTGAGTAGCAGAt gaTGCCAGTGGAAGCTCCTGCCGAGGAGCCTGTACCAGAGGctccaaaaagaaggaaaaggaaaaccagaGCATCAGAACCCAAGGACCCAGTGGAACCCAAGAAAACTGCTGAGTCAAAAAAATCTGGCAAGTCCACAAAATCAAAAGAGAAGCAAGAAAAAATCACTGACACctttaaagtgaaaagaaaagtGGACCGTTTCAGTGGCGTTTCTGAAGCAGAGCTTTTGGCTAAGACTCTTCCTGATATTTTGACCTTCAATCTGGATATTGTGATCATCGGCATTAACCCAGGATTAATGGCTGCTTACAAAGGGCATCATTACCCTGGACCTGGAAACCATTTCTGGAAGTGTCTGTACATGTCAGGGCTGAGTGAGGTTCAGCTGAATCACATGGATGACCACACCTTACCAGGGAAGTATGGCATTGGATTCACCAACATGGTAGAAAGGACAACGCCGGGCAGCAAGGATCTGTCTAGTAAGGAATTCCGGGAAGGAGGGCGAATCCTAGTGCAGAAACTGCAGAAATACCGGCCACGCATAGCGGTGTTTAATGGAAAATgtatttatgaaattttcagtAAAGAAGTGTTTGGAGTAAAGGTTAAGAACTTGGAATTTGGGCTTCAGCCCCACAAGATCCCAGACACAGAAACTCTCTGCTACGTCATGCCATCTTCCAGTGCCAGATGTGCTCAGTTTCCTCGAGCCCAGGACAAAGTTCATTACTACATTAAGCTGAAGGATTTACGAGATCGGCTGAAAGGCATTGAGTGGAACACAGACGTCCAGGAGGTGCAGTACACGTTTGACCTGCAGCTCGCACAAGAGGATGCAAAGAAGATGGTTATTAAGGAAGAAAAGTATGATCCCGGCTATGAAGCAGCGTATGGTGGTGCTTATGGTGAAAACCCATGTGATGGTGAACCTCGCAGCTTTCCTTCAAATGGGCTGACAGCCGACAGTGCCGAGCTGAGAGAAGAAGAGGCCCCTGGTGACGTTCCAAATGGGCAGTGGATAACACAGTCATTTACAGAACAGATCCCGTCTTTTAATAATTGTGGGACCCatgaacaggaagaaggaagccaTGCTTAA